One genomic window of Ignavibacteriales bacterium includes the following:
- the glmS gene encoding glutamine--fructose-6-phosphate transaminase (isomerizing) gives MCGIVGYIGDKNCIPILLGGLKRLEYRGYDSAGIGLIHNHHSKIIKSVGKVSCLEKKLEELNLTANLGIGHTRWATHGVPNEVNAHPHINSDGSLMLIHNGIIENYSALKLTLIESGYIFNSDTDTEVLTLLIDSFLTKGFNLFKAVQAALNEVEGTYGIAVIYKNEPDKIVVAKKGSPLVIGVGDNENFIASDVSALIAHTRNVVYLEDGEIVEVFKDKFIAKDVADKEIQKEIQEITLKLDEISKGGFNHFMLKEIMEQTESVRNSMRGRLLFEEGTSKLGGLDGFTDRIASSKRIIISACGTSWHAGLVGEYMFEQFAGMPTEVEYASEFRYRNPIINPDDTVIFISQSGETADTLASLKETKLRGALTVGICNVVGSSIARESNTGVYIHAGPEIGVASTKAFTSQLTVLALITLLIARKKHLSQVDGRSIANEIELLPAKIEKILKLNDEIEKIAEDFVNAKNFLYLGRGYNFPVALEGALKLKEISYIHAEGYPAAEMKHGPIALIDENMPVVVIAPKDSVYDKILSNIQEVKARHGKIIAVASECDDKIDRMVDYTIKIPDTIRMLMPILTVIPLQLLAYHIAVKKGLNVDQPRNLAKSVTVE, from the coding sequence ATGTGTGGTATAGTTGGTTATATAGGTGATAAAAACTGCATTCCAATATTGTTGGGTGGTTTAAAACGGCTCGAATACCGCGGTTATGATTCGGCTGGAATTGGTCTAATTCATAACCATCATAGCAAAATTATTAAAAGTGTTGGAAAAGTTTCTTGCCTGGAAAAGAAACTTGAGGAATTAAATCTTACTGCTAATTTAGGAATCGGGCATACACGTTGGGCAACGCATGGTGTACCAAACGAAGTTAATGCTCATCCTCATATAAATTCCGATGGCTCCTTAATGCTCATTCATAATGGCATAATTGAAAACTATTCTGCACTTAAACTAACTTTAATTGAATCCGGATACATTTTTAATAGTGATACGGATACAGAAGTACTTACTCTACTTATCGATAGTTTCCTAACTAAAGGATTTAATTTGTTTAAAGCAGTTCAGGCAGCTTTAAATGAAGTTGAAGGAACTTATGGAATTGCTGTTATTTACAAAAATGAACCAGACAAAATAGTTGTTGCAAAAAAAGGTTCTCCGTTAGTAATTGGTGTTGGCGATAATGAAAATTTTATTGCTTCTGATGTAAGCGCATTAATTGCTCATACCCGTAATGTAGTTTACCTGGAAGATGGGGAGATTGTGGAAGTATTCAAAGATAAATTTATAGCAAAAGATGTTGCTGATAAAGAAATCCAGAAAGAGATTCAGGAAATAACACTTAAACTTGATGAGATAAGCAAAGGTGGTTTTAACCATTTTATGCTGAAAGAAATTATGGAGCAAACAGAATCAGTCCGAAATTCTATGCGCGGAAGATTATTGTTTGAAGAAGGTACTTCCAAACTTGGCGGTTTAGATGGTTTTACTGATAGAATTGCTTCTTCAAAAAGAATAATAATTTCTGCATGTGGTACTTCCTGGCATGCTGGTTTAGTGGGGGAATATATGTTCGAGCAGTTTGCAGGAATGCCCACCGAAGTTGAATATGCTTCAGAATTCAGGTATCGGAATCCAATTATAAATCCTGATGATACTGTAATTTTCATTTCACAAAGTGGAGAAACCGCAGATACTTTAGCTTCACTTAAAGAAACAAAATTACGTGGTGCTTTAACGGTTGGTATCTGCAATGTTGTCGGAAGTTCTATTGCAAGAGAAAGCAATACCGGTGTTTATATACATGCTGGACCAGAAATTGGTGTGGCATCTACAAAAGCATTCACTTCTCAGCTTACAGTTTTGGCATTAATTACTTTGTTAATTGCTCGTAAAAAACATTTAAGCCAGGTTGATGGAAGAAGTATTGCAAATGAAATTGAATTACTCCCAGCTAAGATTGAAAAAATTCTTAAGCTAAATGATGAAATAGAAAAAATTGCAGAAGACTTTGTTAACGCAAAAAATTTCCTGTATCTCGGTCGTGGTTATAATTTTCCTGTAGCACTGGAAGGGGCGCTTAAGTTAAAAGAAATTTCTTATATACATGCAGAAGGTTATCCTGCAGCAGAAATGAAACACGGTCCTATTGCCTTAATAGATGAAAATATGCCGGTTGTTGTAATTGCACCAAAAGATTCTGTTTATGATAAAATCCTTAGCAATATTCAGGAAGTGAAAGCACGACACGGAAAAATAATTGCTGTTGCAAGCGAGTGCGATGATAAGATTGATAGAATGGTGGATTATACAATTAAAATTCCTGATACAATAAGAATGTTAATGCCCATTTTAACAGTTATACCGTTACAGTTGCTTGCCTATCATATTGCTGTAAAGAAAGGATTGAATGTGGATCAACCAAGAAACTTGGCAAAAAGCGTTACTGTTGAGTGA
- a CDS encoding C25 family cysteine peptidase, whose amino-acid sequence MKRLFLLISIILLQQLLLAQSIKVLESNAEYIKVYISFDGDYKLKDTLINNIVFQKIEGKLPALRMPGEPELPNFNFNLGIPFDAKLSVNVINNLQESFRSKFIIPCIEEDSNGVKSKNIVFNKNIYNKNEFFPNNMVQPSKPYQFRFAKIVQIAINPFQFNPVTKELIFHKNLTVQINYNSTSSLSFQQQSIADNFTEEYIKANTLNPSFAKNWIGKENINSLSKISDSQNWYNPNKKYLKIYLKEKGVYRVTYEQLLAAGLPSDINIQGEKIELFNYGKPIPIEVVGNKDGNFGHNSYFQFVGSQPKHSPNSKLNIYNRENVYWFSYEADTSGYRYKNIDGYPKVWDQTIQSSYHTNHYEVDSIYERLGLAPNDKRDYWFWGRSSGQNGVENEVFVYSFPHPKRFTFNMDKFILRVNMHGMTDNASIYPDHKVKILLSSQPVGDISWDGQNIAEFEKTVPLNEVGFFATNNLQIVAKGDISADPFVTAYDEIRVNWFELEYLREHRADSNYFDFISSPGINGNIRFNVFGWKRNNMNVFIPQKGFAIKNPQITNDKYQEVLFTDSVKEQTEYFCYSNDFFMSPDSITSNINSNLHDRSIGADYIIIIHSKFRSAAERLASFRSNHLKGFSSPRIKIVDIAEIYNEFSFGMLDPYAVRDYIKYAYENYTKPAPVYIALMGDMSWDYRGLLADSRKNYIPSIPYHSYKYGQAVSDNMFAAVSGDDVIPDLAIGRLSCETVGEANILVDKILNYPADNSKAWKQKVLLIGAGESVSDENDFGFNTESKYLENKFLKTNGFYGQKVFRYPAPGDNQFFGERPEIRDVFNKGCVMANFYGHGGGYQWDFVFLNDDIYLLQNENRLPMIFSVTCYTAHFDNQNVFGEQFNKVPGKGSIGFIGNTGITYWLYGVEMNNKLFNQIFNKQKYIIGDALLFAKSNYTNLSVFSQDQIALSELLADPALELALPDKPDFIINASSISINPTYPITKDTVMVKVRIDNVGRIFPNDSVTVQLFALYPDSTFNIGSKKLGSFGEQDSVIFSWIPTRAGLVNLKVDVNLENKIEEIDFSDNSASNSFVVFNMSEPNILKPFNGYNTSEHTIKFSFADIGYYISKPLVYFIEIDTTLAFTKPVLTSTGIIPTDGMVDWTSPSLQNGNYFWRAKMLDNQQYSKWTTVQTFSISSEPVNGYAISGSQFKLFDLNNVVFSDGDKSLSLNTSLLPPKPSNQKFIEDLEIVLPISSKGISSITTDGNYIYFGSMAYYGGASKIYKIGTGYNNTEKGKFYGEVSDKLVNIWDQIFYHSDGYIYIPDGDAYSLVQMDPLTGDTSRVKIPDGLLNSTDARIHNGAFYLASDGHYVYNLAYRDSLGNLKYTVRVLEPSTGWKKVRDFKPSGESFVGFSSFFVTPDYIYTYENFLSGWMRKIQINNGEFIDEWVSYKPFQGYYAWCYDWINDVVYGSVFRNGFAPKISKFAGTYKQANGSITSQEVGPAVNWKKLTYSLESNGTSGIFNAILQGLNSKTKLWDTLSAKLASDVKLDSINSNTYPKLRVHFNMVDSSLGATERMKLKNLNIQYTNFPEIALINKNLVFNPDSSLQGFPITMKFKVKNYGYSVAENLKLNFYLDAADSSFYSQTVTVPVDSIREFSHVIQTTNIVLKHQVKATAVLPKQELFTFNNIAEKDFYIVRDSIKPVFSIKFDNQEILDGDIVSSNPEIMITLKDNSPLPLSDTSRFFIFHNNEPLSFKQDSLNFSFSEYPNNQATIIWKPRFNNGKHIIEVLAKDASGNFFDTTAYSISFLVNSKNDIFDVYNFPNPFKDDTYFTFNVTGRELPDDFRIKVFTVAGRLIRDISVPSSELRFGFNKIYWNGKDQDENILANGVYFYKIISRNKNVSKTIIQKLAKVK is encoded by the coding sequence ATGAAAAGATTATTCCTTCTTATTTCAATCATTCTGTTACAGCAGCTCTTACTGGCTCAAAGCATTAAAGTTCTTGAATCCAATGCAGAGTATATTAAAGTTTACATTAGCTTTGATGGAGATTATAAACTAAAAGACACACTAATTAATAATATCGTATTTCAGAAAATTGAGGGAAAACTGCCTGCACTAAGAATGCCTGGTGAACCTGAACTTCCGAATTTTAATTTTAACCTGGGGATACCATTCGATGCCAAATTAAGTGTTAATGTTATAAATAATTTGCAAGAAAGTTTCAGGAGTAAATTTATTATTCCTTGTATTGAGGAAGATTCAAATGGAGTTAAATCTAAGAATATAGTATTTAATAAAAATATTTATAACAAAAATGAATTTTTCCCAAACAATATGGTTCAACCTTCTAAACCTTACCAATTTAGATTCGCTAAGATTGTGCAGATTGCAATCAATCCATTCCAGTTTAATCCTGTTACTAAAGAATTGATTTTTCATAAAAATTTAACGGTGCAAATAAATTACAATTCCACATCAAGTCTTAGTTTCCAGCAACAATCTATAGCAGATAATTTTACTGAAGAATATATTAAAGCTAATACTCTCAATCCTTCCTTTGCAAAAAACTGGATAGGGAAAGAGAACATAAATTCTTTATCTAAAATTTCCGATAGTCAGAACTGGTATAATCCAAATAAAAAATATTTGAAAATATATTTAAAGGAAAAAGGAGTTTACAGGGTAACATACGAACAACTTTTAGCTGCTGGTTTACCATCTGATATAAATATCCAGGGCGAAAAAATTGAATTGTTCAATTATGGTAAGCCAATTCCAATTGAAGTTGTTGGTAATAAGGACGGTAATTTTGGTCACAATAGTTATTTCCAGTTTGTAGGTTCTCAACCCAAACATTCACCTAATTCCAAATTAAATATTTATAACAGAGAAAATGTTTATTGGTTTTCTTATGAAGCGGATACTTCCGGATACCGGTACAAAAATATTGATGGGTATCCAAAAGTTTGGGATCAAACAATTCAATCATCTTACCACACAAATCATTATGAAGTAGATTCGATTTACGAGCGATTAGGTTTAGCACCAAATGATAAACGCGATTATTGGTTTTGGGGTAGATCTTCCGGACAAAACGGTGTTGAAAATGAAGTGTTTGTTTATTCCTTTCCTCATCCTAAAAGATTCACATTTAATATGGATAAATTTATCCTTCGTGTAAATATGCACGGTATGACTGACAATGCATCAATTTATCCTGATCATAAAGTAAAGATACTTTTATCTTCGCAACCAGTGGGTGATATAAGCTGGGACGGACAAAATATTGCGGAGTTCGAAAAAACTGTTCCTCTGAATGAAGTTGGATTCTTTGCTACCAATAATCTTCAGATAGTGGCTAAGGGTGATATATCTGCTGATCCATTTGTTACGGCGTATGATGAAATACGTGTTAACTGGTTTGAACTAGAATATTTGCGAGAACATCGGGCTGATAGCAATTATTTTGATTTTATAAGTTCTCCAGGAATAAATGGAAATATTCGTTTCAATGTTTTTGGTTGGAAAAGAAATAACATGAATGTTTTCATTCCTCAAAAAGGATTTGCAATTAAAAATCCACAGATTACAAACGATAAATACCAGGAAGTTCTTTTTACAGACAGCGTAAAAGAACAAACAGAATATTTCTGTTATTCAAACGATTTCTTCATGAGCCCTGATTCAATTACCTCAAATATTAATTCAAATCTTCATGATAGATCAATTGGTGCTGATTATATAATTATTATACATTCCAAATTCCGTAGTGCAGCAGAAAGATTAGCCAGTTTCCGTAGTAATCATTTAAAAGGTTTTTCTTCTCCAAGAATAAAAATTGTTGATATTGCAGAAATCTATAATGAGTTTTCCTTTGGAATGCTCGATCCATATGCAGTTCGCGACTATATAAAATATGCATATGAAAATTATACTAAGCCAGCACCGGTTTATATTGCATTGATGGGTGATATGAGCTGGGATTATCGGGGTTTGCTTGCTGACAGTAGAAAAAATTATATTCCTTCAATCCCATATCATTCATATAAATACGGGCAGGCAGTAAGTGATAATATGTTTGCCGCTGTTAGTGGTGATGATGTTATTCCTGATCTTGCAATTGGAAGACTTTCCTGCGAAACTGTTGGTGAAGCAAATATTCTTGTGGATAAAATACTTAATTATCCCGCGGATAATTCAAAAGCCTGGAAACAGAAAGTACTTCTAATAGGTGCTGGAGAAAGTGTTAGTGATGAAAATGATTTTGGTTTTAACACTGAAAGCAAATATTTAGAAAATAAATTTCTTAAGACAAATGGATTTTATGGACAAAAGGTTTTCAGATACCCAGCCCCAGGTGATAATCAATTTTTTGGTGAAAGACCAGAAATAAGAGATGTATTTAATAAAGGTTGTGTAATGGCAAACTTTTACGGTCATGGAGGCGGCTACCAATGGGATTTTGTTTTTTTAAATGATGATATTTATTTGCTTCAAAATGAAAATAGATTGCCAATGATTTTTAGTGTAACCTGCTACACGGCTCACTTTGACAATCAAAATGTATTTGGAGAACAATTTAATAAAGTTCCTGGGAAGGGGAGTATTGGATTTATTGGAAACACCGGCATTACTTATTGGCTTTATGGTGTTGAAATGAACAACAAACTATTTAATCAAATCTTTAACAAGCAGAAATATATAATTGGTGATGCGCTGCTTTTTGCAAAATCAAACTACACGAACTTATCAGTTTTTTCTCAGGATCAAATTGCACTTTCAGAGCTGCTCGCTGATCCTGCACTTGAATTAGCATTGCCCGACAAACCGGATTTTATAATTAATGCATCTTCCATTTCTATCAATCCAACTTATCCAATTACAAAAGATACCGTTATGGTAAAAGTTAGGATAGATAATGTTGGCAGAATTTTTCCAAATGATAGTGTAACCGTTCAATTATTTGCATTATATCCGGATTCAACATTTAACATTGGTAGTAAAAAGCTTGGAAGTTTTGGAGAGCAGGATTCTGTTATTTTTAGCTGGATACCTACCAGGGCTGGTTTAGTAAATCTTAAAGTTGATGTTAACTTAGAAAATAAAATTGAGGAAATTGATTTTTCAGATAACTCAGCATCAAATTCATTTGTTGTTTTTAATATGAGCGAACCAAATATCCTCAAACCTTTCAATGGATATAACACATCAGAACATACAATAAAATTTTCCTTTGCTGATATCGGATATTACATTTCCAAACCATTGGTTTATTTTATTGAGATTGATACAACTTTAGCTTTTACAAAACCAGTATTAACTTCTACTGGAATAATTCCAACAGATGGAATGGTAGATTGGACTTCCCCAAGCTTACAAAATGGTAACTATTTTTGGCGGGCAAAGATGCTCGATAACCAGCAATACAGTAAATGGACAACTGTTCAAACATTCTCAATTTCATCTGAACCTGTTAACGGTTATGCCATTTCTGGCAGCCAATTTAAACTGTTTGATCTAAACAATGTTGTATTCTCTGATGGAGATAAAAGCCTTTCATTAAATACTTCACTTTTACCACCAAAACCTTCAAATCAAAAGTTTATTGAGGATTTAGAAATTGTTTTACCTATCAGCAGTAAAGGGATAAGTTCAATTACAACAGATGGAAATTATATCTACTTTGGATCAATGGCATATTATGGTGGAGCTTCAAAAATATATAAAATTGGAACTGGATATAACAATACTGAAAAAGGAAAATTCTATGGCGAAGTTTCTGATAAATTAGTGAATATCTGGGACCAGATTTTTTACCATAGTGATGGATATATTTATATTCCTGATGGAGACGCTTATAGTTTAGTTCAAATGGATCCGTTAACGGGCGATACATCAAGAGTCAAAATTCCAGATGGTCTTTTAAATTCCACTGATGCCAGAATACATAACGGAGCTTTCTATTTGGCTTCCGATGGACATTATGTTTATAACCTGGCTTATCGGGATAGTCTTGGTAACTTAAAGTATACTGTAAGAGTACTGGAACCATCTACAGGTTGGAAAAAGGTACGCGACTTTAAACCTTCTGGAGAAAGTTTTGTAGGCTTTTCCAGTTTCTTTGTTACACCAGATTATATTTATACCTATGAAAATTTTCTTAGCGGATGGATGCGGAAAATTCAAATTAACAATGGAGAATTCATAGACGAATGGGTTAGTTATAAACCTTTTCAAGGTTACTATGCCTGGTGCTACGATTGGATTAATGATGTAGTTTACGGTTCAGTTTTTAGAAATGGATTTGCTCCAAAGATTTCCAAATTTGCCGGCACTTATAAACAAGCCAACGGCTCAATTACATCGCAGGAAGTTGGTCCTGCAGTCAATTGGAAAAAATTGACTTATTCACTCGAATCGAATGGAACTTCTGGTATTTTTAATGCAATACTTCAAGGACTTAACTCTAAGACTAAATTATGGGATACGCTTTCCGCAAAATTAGCAAGTGATGTAAAATTGGATTCTATAAATAGCAATACCTATCCGAAACTTCGTGTACATTTTAATATGGTTGATTCATCCCTTGGTGCAACAGAACGGATGAAGCTGAAGAATCTGAATATTCAGTATACAAATTTTCCAGAGATAGCTTTAATTAATAAAAATTTGGTTTTCAACCCGGATTCTAGTCTACAGGGATTTCCAATAACAATGAAATTCAAAGTTAAAAATTATGGTTATTCTGTTGCTGAAAATCTTAAATTAAACTTTTATTTGGATGCTGCAGATTCTTCATTTTATTCACAAACGGTTACTGTTCCGGTTGATTCCATTCGCGAATTCTCGCATGTAATTCAAACCACTAATATCGTTCTGAAGCACCAGGTTAAGGCAACTGCTGTGTTACCAAAGCAGGAGTTGTTTACATTCAATAATATTGCCGAAAAAGATTTCTACATAGTACGGGATTCTATTAAACCAGTTTTTTCTATAAAATTTGATAACCAGGAGATTCTTGATGGAGATATTGTTTCATCAAATCCAGAGATAATGATAACACTAAAGGATAACAGTCCGTTACCGTTAAGTGATACTTCCAGGTTTTTTATTTTCCACAATAATGAACCGTTATCTTTTAAACAAGATTCTTTAAATTTTTCATTCAGCGAATATCCAAATAACCAGGCAACCATAATCTGGAAACCTCGATTTAACAACGGTAAGCATATTATTGAAGTATTGGCTAAAGATGCATCAGGAAATTTTTTTGATACAACAGCATACTCAATTTCATTCTTAGTAAACAGTAAGAATGATATTTTTGATGTCTACAATTTTCCTAATCCATTTAAAGATGATACTTATTTTACTTTTAATGTAACCGGGCGCGAGCTTCCGGACGATTTCCGGATAAAAGTTTTTACAGTTGCCGGAAGATTAATCAGAGATATATCAGTTCCATCATCTGAACTTCGTTTTGGTTTTAATAAAATTTATTGGAATGGAAAGGATCAGGATGAAAATATACTTGCAAATGGTGTATATTTTTATAAGATTATATCCAGAAATAAAAATGTTTCTAAAACAATCATTCAAAAACTAGCAAAAGTGAAATAA
- the tnpA gene encoding IS200/IS605 family transposase, producing the protein MSNTYTQIHIQIIFAVQYRRAIIDGIWKDELYKYITGIIQAQKHKLVIINGVADHVHILIGYRPHQSLSDLLQDIKGSSSKWINESKFTRSKFAWQEGYGAFSYSHSHLSRVINYIKNQEQHHKKITFTEEYKSWLKAYNIEFDERYILREPE; encoded by the coding sequence CAACACGTATACACAAATTCATATTCAAATAATTTTTGCTGTGCAATACCGAAGGGCAATTATTGATGGTATATGGAAGGATGAATTGTACAAATACATTACTGGAATTATTCAAGCACAAAAACACAAATTAGTTATAATTAATGGAGTTGCAGACCATGTTCATATACTAATCGGTTATAGACCTCATCAATCATTATCTGATTTGCTTCAGGATATAAAAGGTAGTTCATCAAAATGGATTAATGAAAGTAAGTTTACACGCTCGAAATTTGCGTGGCAGGAAGGATATGGAGCATTCTCATACAGTCATTCACATTTATCAAGAGTAATCAATTACATAAAGAATCAAGAACAGCACCATAAAAAAATAACCTTTACCGAAGAGTATAAATCGTGGCTTAAAGCCTATAACATTGAATTTGATGAACGATACATTTTAAGAGAACCTGAATAA